The following is a genomic window from Geobacillus subterraneus.
ACGGGTGATTCACCAGAGATGAGGGATTAGTGAAGCTGCTGGAACAAGCCTTAAACCAAATCCTCGAGGCGCAAGTGGAAGAACAGCTGGGGGCTCGCTGTTATGAACGAACGGAAGAACGAAAAGGTTATCGAAACGGTTCGTATCCACGCCAGCTGACGACCCGGGCGGGACGGTTGACCTTGCGCGTTCCACGAACAAGAGATGGAGAGTTCTCTACGGAACTGTTCCAACGGTATCAACGGAGCGAACAAGCACTGGTACTGGCACTCATGGAAATGGTGGTAAACGGGGTGTCTACTCGAAAAATCACCCAAATCACAGAGGAGTTGTGCGGCACCTCGTTTTCCAAATCCATGGTTTCCTCGCTGTGCAAGGGGCTGGATCCGATTATTCAAGACTGGAATTACCGTTCCCTTCATGAACACGTGTATCCGTTTGTACTGGTGGATGCGATTTATACGAAAGTCCGGGAAGATGGACGGGTACGTTCCAGAGCCGTGTTGATCGAAATCGATGAAAAATGGATGTCAGGGCGCAAATACTTGGATATGGCTGAATATTGGCAGTGGCGGAAAATGAAAAAGCAAGAAGCTCGATTGGTGAATCAGGAAGATTCGGAAATGAAAAGAGTGGGATAACCCCTTCGCTGTGTCAAGGAGAACGTGGAATACCGGAGCGAAGCGAGGATATGCCGCGAAAACTCCTTGACACACCTGTTCCTTGACAACATGATCATTTGTCCGGAAAGGCGACCGGCAGGGAGACTTGCCGGACTTACCTACCATACGTCAAGTCATCAGGTCCATGTTGTCTATCAAAGGGGAATTTACACAATCATTTGGACTTGACCGACCGCTGTTGCAGAGAACATGACTGTTGCTACGGATTAACAGGACAAGATTGGCCAAATGATGGTTGTGACGCAATATTATGTAGTTGTGTATATGCTGTTGATCCTTACGGGGTTGCATCAATGGCAATTCAAGCTGTTATGTGCATTTAATTCAAACATGTTTGATTCGTCTATATCTTCCATTCGTGGATAAGAAGCAAAAAAGCGGAGTGTCTATTGTTTATGTAAATAGGCATTCCGCTTTTCTTGTTTTTTATAAGAGAAAGTTGCTCTTCATGAAGTTTGTTCTTAAATTGTGGATTTACCCCACAATCCATTTATCAATATTACATATAAAGTAGGGACTATAGATGCAAGTAACATGAAAATAGGGAAAAGTTTGTAATAAGACTTTAAAAGGCGAATGGATTTAATGTAAAAATAGAGCGCTACAACTAATGCAGTATAATATGCTGGGAAGAATACCCAAGGATTAAGTTTATCTTGATGAAACCCGATTGTCCAACCAACCCCAATAACCAATAGTAATAAGTTAAAGCCAACAACGGATAAAGCAGCCCATTTTAAATCGCCTTTCGTCTTAAATACACTCGTTATGGCGATGCCTAATGTAATAAGGATTAACGCCATTAAAATAGATTTGTATATATCAGGATGATCATGCATTATTTCCACCATTCCAATGATCCAATATAAGATAGTAACCGCACAGCTGCACAAACTAATTACTATCCAACTTATCTTCTTGATTTTAACCACTCCCTTTAGCATATTACATAAATTAATTTTTTGGTTCAAAATATATTATATGTAAAAATAAGTTAATTAACAATAATAAATCCTAACAACCATATAATTGTCCTAATTAGTGAAGGATAACAAAAATTATGTAATAAGTTCTGTTGTAAGTTTGCACATCTTTTCAGTAACATACATAAAATCTGAAGAGGCTCTTTGTTGGGATCCGCTACCTTAAACGTTCTTCTGCAGCTATTCGAACGATTTTTTCATCGATTTGCCCTTTTCATTAAGTATTCGTAAAGGGGTAAGTAGTAGCGAGCGTATTGATTACCCTAGGATATCCTTGGAATTATAAAGCGATTACCTCCATCGCTGCTAGGGTGAATATCGGGATCTTCGTTTCGGCCATCTTCATTATATGTTTGACACATTTATTCAGTTCCTCTAAGGTCAGCGCTTTTATTTGATACCACCATAATAATTCGTTAGTTCAATGGCCGATGTTGGTTGAACTTCAGTCACGTTTTTGGTTAATATCAACGTATATATGTTTGCCGATACATTCGGCAGTTGAACATAAAATTAGGGATTTTCTGCGAGTAGCATTGTATGCTGTGGATATTAGACCATATCAGATATGAGGAGAAAAGTGTTTCTGATGTTTGGGAAACAGGATCAACCACCATTATCTAATGATCAAAGTTACACACGTTCTTTTCATCGTCAAGGGACCGCTTCGCTTATAAATTAAACATCACAGGCTATTAAAAAACTTGATCACCAAGGAGACAGAAGATGCTGTTCTTCTGTACATCGATGAAACCCATATCCGCTCTTACCATGTCTTGCAGTCCACATGGTCAGAAGTCGGCCGCCAAAAACAAGTGCCGACGTTCGGCCATCATGCCCACGCATCGCGGTTTGGCGCGGTCAACATCCACGATGGCGAAACGGTGCTTCATCAAACGACTGCTGCCAATGCCGCGACGTTCTTGAATTTCTTGAGAATGCTCAAAGAGCGCTATCCAGACCGTCTCATCGTCTTGGTGTTGGATCACGCCCGCATTCACCATGCCAACATGGTCAAGGAGTTTTTGCGGGAAGAAGGGCAGTGTTTTCACTTTCTTTCCCTTCCTCCCTATTCGCCACAGCTGAACCCGATCGAACGCTTGTGGAAATGGCTGAAAGACACCGTGATCGCCAATGTGTTTCACAAACATCGAAACGATATCGTCCAGACCTTTGTTTTTGCGTGTTACCCGCCGTATGTACATGCCTACATTACAAACGATATTCTGCTATTTTAAAAGTTTAAATTATTAATTCGTGTGTCTATGAAATTCGGCGTTTTTTTAGGATCCACATCGCGAAATCTTTGATATAACAGCACTTTGGCCAGTTTCATTTGCCTGAAATGGCCTTAAAACTGTCGAACTCGGGAACCAAATGGTAAGAAAAAGAAACAGAGGATGTCCTCAAAAGGTCGGTTTAACGACCTTTCGAGACAGCCTCCTTCTTTTTTTCGCCGCACTTGCCCGTCAGTCAATGCTGCACAGCTCGGGCGGGCAGCCTTCGCAGGCGATCTCATCGCGCAAGTATTGCAAATGGTGAACGCGAATTTTTCCTTTTTGCACGGAGATGACGCCTTTTTTCCGCAAGTCGCCGAGCATGCGGTTGACGACTTCGCGGGCGGTGCCGCAAAAGTTGGCAAGCTCTTGGTTCGTAAGAGGCAGGTCGATCAAAATGCCGTCTTCTTTCATCACGCCGTAGCTGTTGCAAAGGCGGATGAGCGTGGAATAGAGCGCCCCTTTTTTGCCATGTAAAATCAAATCGCGGAATTTCGTTTGCGTTTTGCGGAAATGGAGGCTCATCCATTTCATAAACTCAATCGCCAGTTTCGGGTTGTTGGCGAGCTCTTGTTCGAGCCTTTCGCGCGGAATGGCGGAAACGACGCCGTCTTCCAGCACTTTCGCCGTCAACATGTAGCGGGCGCCGGGGCAAAAGAGCGTCAGCTCGCCGATCAAATCGCCTTGGCTGCAAATGCGCAGCGTCAGCTCCTGCCCATCCATATTCGTCTTGCTAATTTGAATTTTGCCTGATTGAATATAGTAAAGTTCGTCTGCTTTTTCCCCTTCTTGAAACAAGTACGTTCCTTTTTTGACCGAAATCGTGCGGTAAATCGCTGCCAGCAACTCCCGCAGTTCTACAGATACATGATCCATCCCATCACAACCTTCTATATATCGTTATAAAAGATTTTACAGTAAAAAAAAGGGAAGTCAATATAAGGACAGTGGAAATATTGAAAAAATGTTGAACGTTTCGTTCGAACAACCGTCCGCTCTTTTCAATAATGGGGGCCGTGCCAACTGACGGGCATATCCATCTCGCAATTCCGCTGCGGAGCCCTTCCTTTTCCGATCCTTTAAGCGGGAAAAGGAGAAAAATTCCATAAAAATTATTAAATATACATTTGATTTTATTTTTATACAGTATTATAATGAGAACTACATGAGGCATACGGGTGAGGGGGAACGTCATGAAAGTGGCAATCATCGGGGCGACGGGGTACAGCGGCGCGGAGTTGTTCCGCTTGTTGCACGGGCATCCGCATGTGAGCCGCTGCGACGTTTTCTCGTCGTCGCAGGACGGGGTTCATGTATCGGAAAGTTTCCCGCACGTCGGTTCGGTCGATGGTGCGGTGTTGCATAAACTTGAAATCGAGGCGCTTTCCCGTTACGATGCGGTCTTTTTCGCCACGCCGCCCGGGGTGTCGGGGGAGTGGGCGCCGGCGCTCGTGGATCGGGGAGTGAAAGTGATCGATTTATCGGGCGATTTCCGGTTGAAAGACGGCGCGGTGTACGCACAATGGTATGGGCGCGAGGCGGCGCCATCTGCGTATTTAGAGCGGGCGGTGTACGGATTGACCGAGTGGAACCGCGAGGCGGTGCGCGGAGCCGTGCTCCTATCCAATCCGGGCTGCTATCCGACAGCGACGCTGCTTGGCTTGGCGCCGCTTGTCAAAGAAGGATTAATTAAGGAAGACTCGATCATCGTGGACGCCAAATCGGGCGTATCGGGCGCGGGGCGGAAAGCAGGGCTTGGGACGCATTTTTCCGAAGTGAACGAAAACGTGAAAATTTATAAAGTGAACGTCCATCAGCACATTCCGGAAATTGAGCAAACGCTGCAAACGTGGAATGAAGCGATGGAGCCGATTACGTTCAGCACCCATTTGATTCCGATGACACGGGGCATTATGGCGACGATCTATGCGAAGGCGAAACAACCGATTTCGCCAAACGACTTGGTAGATTTATATAAAACAAGTTATGAAGGTTCGCCGTTTATCCGCGTTCGCAAGGCCGGGCAATTTCCGGCGACGAAAGAAGTGTACGGCTCAAATTATTGCGACATCGGCCTCGCCTACGATGAACGGACGGGACGGGTGACGGTCGTGTCGGTGATCGATAACTTAATGAAAGGTGCTGCCGGGCAGGCGGTGCAAAACTTCAATTTGATAATGGGGTGGGATGAGGCAGCGGGCCTCCGATCCTTGCCGATCTATCCGTGAGGGAAGGGGAAAAACGATGACGATCACAAAACAAACGGGGCAAGTAACGGCGGTCGCCGATGGAACGGTCGTCACGCCGAAAGGATTTCAAGCGGCCGGGGTGAATGCCGGGCTGCGCTATTCGAAAAAAGATTTAGGGGTTATTCTATGCGACGTGCCAGCTTCAGCCGCCGCTGTGTATACCCAAAGCCATTTCCAGGCGGCGCCGCTCAAAGTGACGCAGGCGAGCCTCGCTGTAGAACAAAAATTGCAGGCGGTCATCGTCAACAGCGCGTGCGCGAACGCCTGCACCGGTGCGCAAGGGCTCAAGGACGCCTATGAAATGCGCGAGCTGTGCGCGAAACAGTTTGGCCTGGCGCTGCACCATGTGGCCGTCGCTTCAACGGGCGTGATCGGGGAATATTTGCCGATGGAGAAAATTCGCGCGGGCATCGAAAAGCTTGTTCCAGGGGCGACGATGGCGGATGCTGAAGCGTTTCAAACGGCGATTTTAACGACGGATACGGTGATGAAGCGCGCCTGTTACCAAACGACCGTCGATGGGAAAACGGTCACCGTCGGCGGGGCGGCGAAAGGATCGGGGATGATTCATCCGAACATGGCGACGATGCTTGCGTTCATTACGACCGATGCCAACATTTCTTCGGCGGTGCTGCATGATGCGCTCCGGTCGATTACCGATGTATCGTTCAATCAAATTACCGTCGATGGCGATACGTCGACAAACGATATGGTCGTCGTCATGGCGAGCGGCTTGGCCGGAAACGATGAACTGACGCCGGATCATCCGGAGTGGGAACACTTTTATGAGGCGTTGCGGAAAACGTGCGAAGACTTGGCGAAACAGATCGCAAAAGACGGCGAAGGGGCGACGAAGCTCATTGAAGTGCGCGTGCGCGGCGCGAAAACGGACGATGAGGCGAAAAAAGTCGCGAAGCAAATCGTTGGCTCCAACTTAGTGAAAACGGCTGTTTACGGCGCAGACGCCAACTGGGGGCGGATCATCGGCGCGATCGGTTATTCGGATGCCGACGTGAACCCGGACAACGTTGATGTCGCCATCGGGCCGATCGTGATGCTGAAAGGAAGTGAGCCGCAGCCGTTCTCGGAGGAGGAAGCGGCCGCCTACTTGCAAAATGAAATGATCGTCATCGATGTCGATCTTCATATCGGCGATGGCTTTGGGATTGCTTGGGGCTGCGACTTGACGTACGATTATGTAAAAATTAATGCCAGCTACCGGACGTAAGGAGAGAGAAAGATGAACAAAACGGTCGTCATCAAATGCGGCGGCAGCGTGCTTGATGAGCTGTCCCCTGCCTTTTTTGCCAGCGTCAGAACGATGCGGGAACAAGGGATGGATGTCGTCATCGTCCACGGCGGCGGGCCGGAAATCGGGCAAATGTTGAAAAAACTGGCGGTGCCGAGCGAGTTTGTCAACGGCTTGCGGAAAACGACGAAAGAGGTGCTTGCCGTTGTGGAAATGGTGCTCTCCGGCAAAGTGAACAAACAGCTTGTCGCGATGCTCAGGCAGCACGGTTTGCCCGCGGTCGGTGTTTCCGGCGTGGACGGGGGGCTGCTCGAAGCTGAACCGATTGACTTTGCTAAACTTGGCTATGTCGGCCGTGTGAAAACCGTTCGTTCCCAGCTGTTGCGCACGCTGCTTGCGGCGGGCTACATCCCGGTCATTTCCCCGCTTGGCATCGATCAAAACGGGCAAACATACAACATTAACGCCGACACGGCGGCTGGGGCGGTCGCAGCGGCCATCGGCGCCAGCCAGCTCGCGTTTGTGACGAACGTGCCCGGCATTTTGCGAGACGGCGCGCTCGTGGCCGAGGCGACGGCGGAAACGATTGAACGACTGATCGAAGACGGCGTCATCACGGGCGGGATGATTCCGAAAGTGAAAGCAGCGCTCTCCGCCTTGTCCGATGCGCTGCCCGAGGTGATGATCGTCAGCGGCAAAACGACGTTTTACCAGAACGGAACATGGCACGGCACAACGATTCGCAAAGAAGTGGGGGTATATTTATGAGCGCGCTGTTTCCGACATACAACCGTTGGAAGATCGCCGTCCAAGCCGCGGAAGGGACGGTTGTGACCGATGTGAATGGAAAACAATATCTCGACTTTGTCTCCGGCATTGCCGTCTGCAATCTCGGCCATCGCCATCCGCACGTCCAAAAGGTGATTGAAAAGCAGCTGAATCAATATTGGCACGTATCGAACTTGTTTACGATTCCCATTCAAGAAGAGGTCGCGTCCTTGCTTGTCGCCCACAGCGCCGGCGACTGCGTCTTTTTCTGCAATAGCGGAGCCGAGGCGAACGAAGCGGCGCTGAAGCTGGCGCGCAAACATACTGGGAGACACAAAGTCATTACGTTCCGCCAGTCGTTTCACGGCCGCACGTTCGCGACGATGGCGGCGACCGGGCAGGAGAAAGTGCATAGCGGTTTTGGTCCGCTGCTTCCGGAATTCATTCACTTGCCGCTGAATGATGTCGACGCTCTCAAGCAGGCAATGAACGAAGAAGTGGCCGCGGTGATGCTTGAGGTCGTCCAAGGGGAAGGCGGCGTCCGCCCGGTGGATCCGGCGTTTTTGCAAATAGCGTCGGAGCTGTGTCAACAGCACGGGGCGCTTTTGATCATCGACGAAGTGCAAACCGGCATCGGACGGACCGGGAAGCCGTTTGCGTACCAGCACTTTGATGTGGAGCCGGACATCATCACCGCAGCGAAAGGGCTTGGAAGCGGCATTCCGGTTGGGGCGATGATCGGCAAAGCGTTTTTGAAAGAGTCGTTTGGACCTGGGGTGCACGGGTCGACGTTTGGCGGCAACCCGATCGCGATGGCCGCCGCCAAGGCGACGCTTGAAGTTGTGTTTGATCCGGCGTTTTTGCAAGATGTGCAGGAGAAAGGCCGCTATTTGCTTGCACGCCTCCATAACGCGCTCGCTTCGC
Proteins encoded in this region:
- a CDS encoding IS630 family transposase, whose product is MITKETEDAVLLYIDETHIRSYHVLQSTWSEVGRQKQVPTFGHHAHASRFGAVNIHDGETVLHQTTAANAATFLNFLRMLKERYPDRLIVLVLDHARIHHANMVKEFLREEGQCFHFLSLPPYSPQLNPIERLWKWLKDTVIANVFHKHRNDIVQTFVFACYPPYVHAYITNDILLF
- a CDS encoding Crp/Fnr family transcriptional regulator gives rise to the protein MDHVSVELRELLAAIYRTISVKKGTYLFQEGEKADELYYIQSGKIQISKTNMDGQELTLRICSQGDLIGELTLFCPGARYMLTAKVLEDGVVSAIPRERLEQELANNPKLAIEFMKWMSLHFRKTQTKFRDLILHGKKGALYSTLIRLCNSYGVMKEDGILIDLPLTNQELANFCGTAREVVNRMLGDLRKKGVISVQKGKIRVHHLQYLRDEIACEGCPPELCSID
- the argC gene encoding N-acetyl-gamma-glutamyl-phosphate reductase codes for the protein MKVAIIGATGYSGAELFRLLHGHPHVSRCDVFSSSQDGVHVSESFPHVGSVDGAVLHKLEIEALSRYDAVFFATPPGVSGEWAPALVDRGVKVIDLSGDFRLKDGAVYAQWYGREAAPSAYLERAVYGLTEWNREAVRGAVLLSNPGCYPTATLLGLAPLVKEGLIKEDSIIVDAKSGVSGAGRKAGLGTHFSEVNENVKIYKVNVHQHIPEIEQTLQTWNEAMEPITFSTHLIPMTRGIMATIYAKAKQPISPNDLVDLYKTSYEGSPFIRVRKAGQFPATKEVYGSNYCDIGLAYDERTGRVTVVSVIDNLMKGAAGQAVQNFNLIMGWDEAAGLRSLPIYP
- the argJ gene encoding bifunctional ornithine acetyltransferase/N-acetylglutamate synthase → MTITKQTGQVTAVADGTVVTPKGFQAAGVNAGLRYSKKDLGVILCDVPASAAAVYTQSHFQAAPLKVTQASLAVEQKLQAVIVNSACANACTGAQGLKDAYEMRELCAKQFGLALHHVAVASTGVIGEYLPMEKIRAGIEKLVPGATMADAEAFQTAILTTDTVMKRACYQTTVDGKTVTVGGAAKGSGMIHPNMATMLAFITTDANISSAVLHDALRSITDVSFNQITVDGDTSTNDMVVVMASGLAGNDELTPDHPEWEHFYEALRKTCEDLAKQIAKDGEGATKLIEVRVRGAKTDDEAKKVAKQIVGSNLVKTAVYGADANWGRIIGAIGYSDADVNPDNVDVAIGPIVMLKGSEPQPFSEEEAAAYLQNEMIVIDVDLHIGDGFGIAWGCDLTYDYVKINASYRT
- the argB gene encoding acetylglutamate kinase codes for the protein MNKTVVIKCGGSVLDELSPAFFASVRTMREQGMDVVIVHGGGPEIGQMLKKLAVPSEFVNGLRKTTKEVLAVVEMVLSGKVNKQLVAMLRQHGLPAVGVSGVDGGLLEAEPIDFAKLGYVGRVKTVRSQLLRTLLAAGYIPVISPLGIDQNGQTYNINADTAAGAVAAAIGASQLAFVTNVPGILRDGALVAEATAETIERLIEDGVITGGMIPKVKAALSALSDALPEVMIVSGKTTFYQNGTWHGTTIRKEVGVYL
- a CDS encoding acetylornithine transaminase — protein: MSALFPTYNRWKIAVQAAEGTVVTDVNGKQYLDFVSGIAVCNLGHRHPHVQKVIEKQLNQYWHVSNLFTIPIQEEVASLLVAHSAGDCVFFCNSGAEANEAALKLARKHTGRHKVITFRQSFHGRTFATMAATGQEKVHSGFGPLLPEFIHLPLNDVDALKQAMNEEVAAVMLEVVQGEGGVRPVDPAFLQIASELCQQHGALLIIDEVQTGIGRTGKPFAYQHFDVEPDIITAAKGLGSGIPVGAMIGKAFLKESFGPGVHGSTFGGNPIAMAAAKATLEVVFDPAFLQDVQEKGRYLLARLHNALASLDIVKDVRGLGLLVGIECQTDVAPLLPLIHENGLLVLSAGPNVIRLLPPLVVTKAEIDEAVDILINVLNNANASAVL